Proteins encoded together in one Bacteroides zoogleoformans window:
- a CDS encoding acetate kinase, with product MKILVLNCGSSSIKYKLFDMDTKEVIAQGGIEKIGLKDSFLKITLPGGGKKILEKAIPEHTVGVEFILNTLTGPEYGAIKSLDEIDAVGHRMVHGGEKFSQSVQLTPEVLAAFTACNDLAPLHNPANLKGVNAISAILPDVPQIGVFDTAFHQTMPKHAYLYAVPYELYEKYGVRRYGFHGTSHRYVSQRVCEFLGVQPQGKKIITCHIGNGASISAVKDGRCIDTSMGLTPLEGLMMGTRSGDIDAGAVAFIMEKEGLDANGVSNLLNKKSGVLGIFGESSDMRDLENAVAAGNPKAILAEEMYFYRIKKYIGAYAAALGGADIIVFTGGVGENQASARWGACGGLEYMGVKLDAEKNKVRGEEAVISSADSKVKVVVIPTDEELMIASDTMAILQK from the coding sequence ATGAAAATCTTAGTATTGAACTGCGGTAGCTCGTCCATCAAATACAAGTTGTTCGACATGGATACGAAAGAAGTTATCGCACAAGGCGGAATAGAGAAAATAGGCTTGAAAGACTCATTCCTGAAGATAACCCTGCCCGGAGGCGGGAAGAAGATTCTGGAGAAAGCCATCCCCGAACATACCGTAGGCGTGGAATTTATCCTGAACACCTTAACCGGCCCCGAATACGGCGCCATCAAGTCCTTGGACGAAATCGACGCCGTAGGCCACCGCATGGTGCACGGAGGCGAAAAGTTCAGCCAATCCGTGCAGCTGACGCCCGAAGTGCTGGCCGCCTTTACCGCTTGCAACGACCTGGCCCCGCTCCACAACCCGGCCAACCTGAAAGGCGTAAACGCCATATCGGCCATCTTGCCCGATGTTCCTCAAATCGGCGTGTTCGACACCGCTTTCCATCAGACCATGCCGAAGCACGCCTATCTATACGCCGTGCCCTACGAGCTTTACGAGAAGTACGGCGTGCGCCGTTACGGCTTCCACGGCACCTCCCACCGCTATGTGTCGCAACGCGTCTGCGAGTTCCTGGGAGTGCAGCCGCAAGGGAAAAAGATAATCACCTGCCACATCGGCAACGGAGCCTCCATCAGTGCCGTCAAAGACGGCCGGTGCATAGATACCAGCATGGGGCTCACCCCGCTCGAAGGCCTGATGATGGGAACCCGTAGCGGCGACATCGACGCGGGCGCCGTCGCCTTCATCATGGAAAAGGAAGGCTTGGACGCAAACGGAGTGTCCAACCTCCTGAACAAGAAAAGCGGTGTGCTGGGCATCTTCGGCGAGTCCAGCGACATGCGCGACCTGGAAAACGCCGTGGCAGCCGGCAACCCGAAAGCCATCCTGGCCGAAGAGATGTACTTCTATCGCATCAAGAAATATATCGGCGCCTATGCGGCCGCATTGGGCGGCGCGGACATCATTGTCTTCACCGGCGGTGTGGGCGAAAATCAGGCCAGCGCCCGTTGGGGAGCCTGCGGAGGACTGGAATACATGGGCGTGAAGCTGGATGCCGAAAAGAACAAGGTTCGCGGTGAAGAAGCCGTCATCTCATCCGCCGACTCCAAAGTAAAAGTAGTGGTAATCCCCACCGACGAAGAACTGATGATTGCCTCCGACACAATGGCTATTTTGCAGAAATAA
- the pta gene encoding phosphate acetyltransferase, whose product MQRLINEILERAKADRQRIVLPEGTEERTLKAANQILTDGIADLILLGNPEEIRACAQEWGLGNIEKATIVNPADHPKKEEYAQLLYELRKKKGMTIEEARKLVLNPLYLGCLIIKNGDADGQLAGARNTTGDVLRPALQIIKTTPGITCVSGAMLLLTHAPEYGKNGILVMGDVAVTPVPDAAQLAEIAVCTARTAKAVVGMNPKVALLSFSTKGSAKHEVVDKVVEALKIAKEMDPKLAIDGELQADAALVPEVGASKAPGSKIAGNANVLIVPSLEVGNISYKLVQRLGHADAVGPILQGIARPVNDLSRGCSIEDVYRMIAITANQAIAAKQKPE is encoded by the coding sequence ATGCAAAGATTAATCAATGAAATCCTTGAACGTGCGAAAGCCGACCGCCAACGCATTGTTCTTCCCGAAGGTACGGAAGAGCGTACCTTGAAAGCCGCCAACCAGATTCTGACTGACGGCATCGCAGATCTGATACTTCTGGGAAATCCGGAAGAAATACGCGCTTGCGCCCAAGAGTGGGGATTGGGAAACATCGAGAAAGCCACCATCGTCAATCCGGCAGACCATCCCAAGAAAGAAGAATATGCACAGCTGCTGTACGAGCTTCGCAAAAAGAAAGGCATGACCATCGAAGAAGCCCGCAAACTGGTGCTCAACCCCCTCTATCTGGGCTGCCTGATTATAAAGAACGGCGATGCCGACGGCCAGTTGGCAGGCGCCCGCAACACCACCGGCGACGTGCTTCGTCCGGCTTTGCAGATTATCAAAACCACCCCCGGCATCACCTGCGTTTCCGGCGCCATGCTGTTGCTGACACACGCCCCCGAATATGGCAAGAACGGCATACTGGTGATGGGCGACGTGGCCGTCACCCCCGTGCCCGACGCCGCACAGCTGGCCGAGATTGCAGTCTGTACGGCACGTACGGCGAAAGCCGTTGTGGGCATGAACCCGAAGGTAGCGCTGCTCAGCTTCTCCACCAAAGGCTCCGCCAAGCACGAAGTGGTGGACAAGGTGGTAGAAGCCTTGAAGATAGCCAAAGAAATGGATCCTAAATTGGCCATCGACGGCGAGTTGCAGGCAGACGCGGCACTGGTTCCCGAAGTAGGCGCAAGCAAGGCGCCGGGCTCAAAGATTGCCGGCAACGCCAACGTGCTGATTGTCCCCAGCCTCGAGGTAGGCAACATCTCCTACAAACTGGTACAGCGCCTGGGACACGCCGATGCCGTAGGCCCCATCCTGCAAGGCATCGCCCGCCCGGTAAACGACCTCTCGCGCGGCTGCTCCATCGAAGACGTCTATCGCATGATTGCCATCACGGCCAATCAGGCCATTGCTGCCAAACAAAAACCCGAATAA
- a CDS encoding CidA/LrgA family protein has translation MIRQCAILFGCLALGELVVFVTGVKLPSSIIGMLLLTLFLKLGWIKLHWVQGMSDFLVANLGFFFVPPGVALMLYFDIIAAEFWPIVVASLVSTLLVIVVTGWVHQLTRKIK, from the coding sequence ATGATTCGTCAATGTGCCATCCTCTTCGGATGTTTAGCTTTGGGTGAGCTGGTCGTATTCGTCACAGGCGTCAAGTTGCCTTCCAGCATCATCGGTATGCTGTTGCTTACCTTGTTCTTGAAATTAGGTTGGATAAAGTTGCACTGGGTGCAGGGCATGTCCGACTTTCTGGTGGCCAATCTGGGTTTCTTCTTTGTGCCGCCCGGTGTAGCCTTGATGCTCTATTTCGATATTATCGCGGCCGAATTCTGGCCGATAGTCGTTGCTTCATTAGTCAGTACTCTGCTGGTGATTGTCGTCACCGGATGGGTTCATCAATTAACACGTAAAATCAAATGA
- a CDS encoding LrgB family protein, with protein sequence MSFLENNFFLLAVTFGVFFFSKLLQKKTGIMLLNPILLTIGILIIFLKTAHISYETYNEGGRLIEFWLKPAVVALGVPLYLQLETIKKQLLPIILSQLAGCIVGVVSVVLIAKLMGASDEIVFSLAPKSVTTPIAMEVTKSLGGIPSLTAAVVVSVGLLGGILGFKTMKLTGIGSPMAQGLSMGAAAHAVGTSAAMEISRKYGAFAGLGLTLNGIFTALFTPAILRLLGLL encoded by the coding sequence ATGAGTTTCTTAGAAAACAACTTTTTCCTGTTGGCCGTCACCTTCGGAGTGTTTTTCTTTTCCAAACTGTTGCAAAAGAAAACCGGCATCATGCTGCTTAATCCCATTTTGCTGACAATCGGCATCCTCATCATCTTTCTGAAAACGGCGCATATCAGCTATGAGACCTACAACGAAGGGGGGCGCTTGATAGAGTTCTGGCTGAAACCCGCCGTCGTTGCCTTGGGAGTGCCTCTGTATCTTCAGCTGGAGACCATAAAGAAACAGTTGCTGCCCATCATCTTGTCTCAATTGGCGGGCTGCATCGTGGGTGTTGTTTCCGTGGTGCTGATAGCCAAACTGATGGGGGCTTCCGATGAAATCGTCTTTTCATTGGCTCCCAAGTCGGTAACCACGCCGATTGCAATGGAAGTGACCAAATCATTGGGCGGCATCCCTTCGCTGACTGCCGCCGTCGTGGTCAGCGTCGGTCTGCTTGGTGGCATATTGGGCTTCAAGACAATGAAGCTGACGGGTATAGGCAGCCCCATGGCTCAAGGCCTCTCGATGGGAGCCGCCGCTCATGCGGTAGGCACTTCCGCTGCCATGGAGATAAGTCGTAAGTACGGTGCATTCGCCGGTCTCGGCCTGACGCTGAACGGCATTTTCACGGCCTTGTTCACACCGGCCATTCTGCGTTTGCTGGGTTTGCTCTAA
- a CDS encoding DUF2156 domain-containing protein, whose protein sequence is MISFKDIEPQDKELITSYTLNAPRRNCDLSFSNLCSWRFLYNTRFAIMDGFLLLKFRANGKSVYMMPIGNGDLKKVLDALMEDARREGEPFCLLGICSGMCSELEAFMPGRFRFTADRDYADYLYLRTDLATLSGKKLQAKRNHVNKFKRTYSYEYTPITPDRIQECLELEAIWCRANNCDQHEGTGNERRALVYALQHFDELGLMGGILHVNGKIAAFTFGMPINRDTFGVHIEKADASIDGAYAMINHEFANHIPEQYIYINREEDLGIEGLRKSKLSYQPAIILEKYMACLKDEPVEMIK, encoded by the coding sequence ATGATTTCATTTAAAGACATCGAACCGCAAGACAAAGAGCTTATCACCTCATACACCTTAAATGCTCCTCGAAGAAACTGTGACCTTTCGTTTTCCAATCTGTGCAGCTGGCGCTTCCTGTACAATACCCGGTTTGCCATTATGGACGGATTCCTGTTATTGAAGTTCCGGGCCAATGGGAAATCGGTATATATGATGCCGATAGGCAACGGTGATTTGAAGAAAGTGTTGGATGCTCTGATGGAGGATGCCCGTCGGGAAGGAGAGCCTTTCTGCTTGCTGGGCATTTGCTCCGGGATGTGTTCCGAACTGGAAGCTTTCATGCCCGGGAGGTTCCGGTTCACGGCAGACCGTGACTATGCGGATTATCTCTATCTTCGTACCGACCTTGCCACGCTTTCGGGGAAGAAGCTTCAAGCCAAGCGAAACCACGTGAATAAATTCAAGCGGACTTATAGCTATGAATACACTCCCATTACCCCCGATCGCATTCAGGAATGCCTGGAACTGGAGGCCATCTGGTGCAGGGCCAACAACTGCGACCAACATGAGGGAACAGGCAACGAACGCCGCGCATTGGTTTACGCTCTTCAGCACTTTGATGAGCTGGGGCTGATGGGGGGTATTCTGCATGTAAACGGTAAGATTGCGGCCTTCACCTTCGGCATGCCCATCAACCGGGATACCTTCGGGGTGCACATCGAGAAGGCCGATGCAAGTATTGACGGAGCATACGCGATGATTAACCACGAGTTTGCAAACCATATTCCCGAACAATATATCTATATCAACCGGGAGGAGGATTTGGGCATCGAAGGTTTGCGCAAGTCCAAGCTATCTTATCAGCCTGCCATCATTCTGGAAAAATACATGGCCTGCCTGAAAGACGAACCCGTGGAAATGATAAAATAG
- a CDS encoding GNAT family N-acetyltransferase, with protein sequence MDGVKRQIKNLWKLCFADSEEFREMYFRLRYNDSVNIAMESEGKVIAALQMLPYPMTFGGEEIKVAYVSGACTHPDHRNRGVMGELLSRAFMRMLHNGKVLSALIPAEPWLFAYYARYGYAPVFKCRTSTFVASDVPASGQEYVLRVGEQCKARRYEYLNGKLRERAYCMQHTKEDFRVILADLRLGQGYVYTLHTKESKLKEGNDEPESKARIVALAVAYRAGSDEWRIGEIVSDTPETYTLLLQSICRDLNVSSVEVLAPLSADEAGEPLGMARIIDAGAMLELYAGIHPEVESCICLTDEQISENNGCYHLSGGKCIKSATCLPDNHVALTIGELTTKIFERSLPYMSLMMN encoded by the coding sequence ATGGACGGGGTGAAACGACAGATAAAGAACTTATGGAAGCTTTGTTTCGCTGATAGCGAGGAGTTCAGAGAGATGTATTTCCGGCTGCGCTACAATGACAGCGTCAACATTGCCATGGAAAGTGAGGGGAAAGTGATTGCGGCTTTGCAAATGTTGCCTTATCCCATGACGTTTGGAGGGGAGGAAATCAAAGTCGCTTATGTCTCCGGGGCCTGTACGCATCCCGACCATCGTAACCGGGGGGTAATGGGCGAGCTCTTATCCCGGGCTTTCATGCGCATGTTGCACAATGGCAAGGTCTTGTCTGCTTTGATTCCTGCGGAACCTTGGCTGTTCGCTTATTATGCCCGCTATGGCTACGCGCCTGTGTTCAAATGCAGGACAAGCACTTTCGTGGCTTCGGACGTTCCTGCTTCCGGCCAAGAGTATGTGTTGAGAGTGGGTGAACAATGCAAAGCGAGAAGATATGAATACCTGAATGGTAAGTTAAGAGAACGAGCTTACTGCATGCAACATACAAAGGAGGACTTTCGTGTTATTCTTGCCGATTTGCGATTGGGGCAGGGATATGTCTATACATTGCATACGAAGGAGAGCAAGCTTAAGGAAGGCAATGACGAGCCGGAAAGTAAGGCCCGGATTGTTGCGCTGGCTGTGGCCTATCGGGCAGGGTCGGACGAATGGCGTATCGGAGAAATTGTATCGGACACTCCCGAAACATATACCTTATTGCTTCAAAGCATTTGCAGGGATTTGAATGTCTCGTCCGTCGAAGTGCTTGCCCCTCTTTCGGCGGATGAAGCCGGCGAGCCTTTAGGAATGGCGCGTATCATCGATGCCGGAGCCATGTTGGAACTTTATGCGGGCATCCATCCCGAAGTGGAGAGTTGCATCTGCCTCACCGACGAGCAAATAAGCGAGAACAACGGCTGCTATCACTTGAGTGGCGGTAAATGTATAAAAAGTGCCACGTGCTTGCCGGACAACCACGTGGCACTTACAATCGGTGAACTCACCACTAAAATATTCGAAAGGTCACTCCCGTATATGAGCCTGATGATGAACTGA
- a CDS encoding TldD/PmbA family protein: protein MITDNNKKLAQWAMDYALKNGCQAAKLVLYSNSNASFELRDAKMDKLQQASESGLSISLYVDGKYGSYSTNRLDKKELESFIKNGIESTRYLAEDEARVLPEPSRYYKGGKPDLQLFDNKFYSLNPDDKVAIARAAAEEVLGKDERIISVGSSYSDGEEASYRLTSNGFEGESKSTWFSVSADVAVKGEGEARPSSYWYDSAIFYDKLIKSGIGTKALERVLKKLGQRKAASGKYTMVVDPMNAGQLLSPLLSALYGSALQQKNSFLLNKLNTKVGSDKLNLMDEPHLIGARGARYFDSEGVATERRPIFESGTLKTYFIDTYNSKKMGVKPTINSPSLLVLQPGNKDLDGLVADVQKGILVTGFNGGNSNKSTGDFSYGIEGFLIENGKLIQPVNEMNVTGNMITLWSSLTAVGNDPRLSSSWRIPSLVFEGVDFSGL from the coding sequence ATGATTACGGATAATAATAAGAAATTGGCACAATGGGCAATGGATTATGCCCTGAAGAATGGCTGTCAGGCAGCCAAGTTGGTGCTGTATTCCAACTCCAACGCTTCGTTCGAATTGCGTGACGCCAAGATGGATAAATTGCAACAGGCTTCTGAAAGCGGTTTGAGCATCAGTTTGTATGTTGACGGAAAATACGGTTCGTATTCCACCAACCGTTTGGATAAGAAAGAACTGGAAAGCTTCATCAAGAACGGCATTGAGTCCACACGCTATCTGGCAGAAGACGAAGCACGCGTATTGCCCGAACCTTCCCGCTACTATAAAGGGGGAAAGCCCGATTTGCAACTGTTCGACAACAAGTTCTACAGTCTGAACCCCGACGACAAAGTGGCTATCGCCCGTGCCGCAGCCGAAGAGGTCTTGGGAAAAGACGAACGCATCATATCGGTCGGCAGCTCTTACAGTGATGGAGAAGAGGCTTCATACCGCCTGACGAGTAACGGTTTTGAAGGCGAATCCAAGTCCACCTGGTTCTCGGTTTCGGCCGATGTGGCCGTGAAAGGAGAAGGAGAAGCACGTCCTTCTTCTTATTGGTACGACTCGGCCATCTTTTATGACAAACTGATAAAGTCGGGCATCGGAACAAAGGCATTGGAACGTGTATTAAAGAAACTGGGACAGCGCAAGGCCGCTTCGGGCAAGTATACCATGGTGGTCGATCCCATGAATGCAGGCCAATTGCTCAGCCCGTTGTTGAGTGCCTTGTACGGTTCCGCCCTTCAGCAAAAGAATTCGTTCCTGCTGAACAAGCTCAACACGAAAGTCGGTTCCGACAAACTGAACCTGATGGATGAGCCTCATCTCATCGGAGCCCGTGGCGCCCGTTACTTCGACAGTGAAGGCGTGGCAACCGAACGTCGTCCGATATTCGAAAGCGGAACATTGAAAACCTATTTCATCGACACCTATAACTCCAAGAAAATGGGAGTGAAACCGACCATCAACTCACCTTCTCTGCTGGTGCTGCAACCGGGAAACAAAGACTTGGACGGTTTGGTGGCGGATGTACAAAAAGGCATATTAGTTACCGGATTCAACGGCGGAAACAGCAACAAGAGTACCGGTGACTTCTCCTATGGCATCGAAGGCTTCCTGATAGAAAACGGAAAATTGATTCAACCTGTCAACGAAATGAATGTGACCGGCAATATGATTACCCTCTGGTCTTCTTTGACAGCCGTTGGCAATGACCCCCGTCTCTCCTCTTCCTGGCGCATACCTTCGTTGGTATTCGAGGGAGTGGACTTCAGCGGATTGTAA
- a CDS encoding TldD/PmbA family protein, whose amino-acid sequence MDRRNFLRTGSLAALGSLAAPSLAVPASVRKTLERADDKSAVTAAMNHFGVTEADLRKVLAAALEKGGDYADLYFEHTFNNNVSLKDGKVNNCGANIDFGMGVRVLAGDQTGYAYVEGVTLDEMLRAARTAARIASSGKAGKTMALTEKTIAKSRYAVNESWEDVSVKTKIPYLEKLNEKIFSLDKRVSKVQAYLTDNTSHVLFCNSEGVSYYDYRPMVSFVAVCIMEENGKMENGYASRSYRKGFEFMTDDIVEVLAREAVDNTSILFKAIKPKGGEMPVVMGAGGSGILLHEAIGHAFEADFNRKRTSIFCDLFGKKICDEHINVVDDGTIPFNRGSVNFDDEGVEGQKTYIVKEGVLTSYLHDRISAKHYGVAPTGNGRRDTFRNMPIPRMRATYMEAGNMKEEDIISTVKNGIFVDNFTNGQVQIGAGDFTFFVKSGYLIEDGKLTQPIKDINIIGNGPKALADITMVANNDKIDNGTWTCGKDGQSCPVTCGMPSALVSKLTVGGES is encoded by the coding sequence ATGGATAGACGAAATTTTTTAAGGACGGGAAGTCTGGCGGCATTAGGCTCGCTGGCAGCACCGTCGTTGGCTGTGCCGGCATCCGTTCGGAAGACATTGGAAAGAGCAGATGACAAATCTGCCGTTACTGCGGCAATGAACCATTTCGGCGTGACAGAAGCCGATTTAAGGAAAGTGCTTGCTGCCGCTCTGGAAAAGGGAGGCGACTATGCCGACCTCTATTTTGAACATACATTCAACAACAATGTAAGTCTGAAGGACGGCAAGGTAAACAATTGCGGAGCCAACATCGACTTCGGCATGGGGGTGCGTGTTTTGGCAGGAGACCAAACCGGGTACGCTTATGTGGAAGGCGTCACGTTAGACGAAATGTTGCGTGCCGCCCGTACAGCCGCCCGCATCGCGTCGTCCGGCAAGGCCGGCAAAACGATGGCACTGACGGAGAAGACAATAGCCAAAAGCCGCTATGCCGTTAACGAATCGTGGGAAGACGTGAGCGTAAAGACAAAAATTCCTTACTTGGAAAAACTGAACGAGAAGATTTTCTCTTTGGACAAACGTGTAAGCAAGGTGCAGGCCTACCTCACCGACAACACTTCGCACGTGCTGTTCTGCAATTCCGAGGGTGTGAGTTACTATGACTACCGCCCCATGGTTTCGTTCGTGGCAGTCTGCATCATGGAAGAAAACGGAAAGATGGAGAATGGCTATGCCAGCCGTTCCTACCGCAAAGGGTTTGAATTCATGACAGACGATATCGTTGAAGTTCTTGCACGCGAAGCGGTAGACAACACTTCCATCCTGTTCAAGGCCATCAAGCCCAAAGGTGGCGAAATGCCCGTGGTTATGGGCGCAGGAGGTTCGGGCATCCTGCTGCACGAAGCCATCGGACATGCTTTCGAAGCCGACTTCAACCGCAAGCGCACCTCCATCTTCTGCGACCTCTTCGGCAAGAAGATTTGCGACGAGCACATCAACGTGGTAGACGACGGTACCATTCCCTTCAACCGAGGCTCCGTAAACTTCGACGATGAGGGTGTGGAAGGACAAAAGACTTATATCGTGAAAGAAGGCGTGCTGACCAGTTACCTGCACGACCGCATCAGCGCCAAACATTATGGCGTGGCGCCTACCGGAAACGGCCGTCGCGACACATTCCGAAATATGCCCATCCCCCGCATGCGAGCCACCTATATGGAAGCCGGAAACATGAAAGAGGAGGATATCATTTCTACCGTGAAGAACGGTATCTTTGTGGACAACTTCACCAACGGACAGGTGCAAATCGGTGCCGGCGACTTTACTTTCTTCGTGAAGTCCGGTTATCTGATTGAAGACGGAAAACTGACACAGCCCATCAAAGACATCAATATCATCGGCAACGGACCGAAAGCACTGGCAGACATCACCATGGTGGCCAACAACGACAAGATAGACAACGGCACATGGACCTGCGGCAAAGACGGGCAGTCTTGTCCGGTGACCTGCGGCATGCCGTCGGCATTGGTCAGCAAACTGACGGTAGGAGGAGAAAGCTAA